One genomic window of Candidatus Abyssobacteria bacterium SURF_5 includes the following:
- a CDS encoding DEAD/DEAH box helicase, translating into MNLEQVLDTLKDSPRFMQCVTEWREIPPREAVLEDFPSRIDDRLQKVLRTRGIEKLYSHQRTALDRLEDGQDIVIITPTASGKTLCYNLPVLNTLLSDRDARALYLFPTKALSQDQVAELHGLITALGEDIRTYTYDGDTPSSARKAIRHSGHIVVTNPDMLHTGILPHHTKWIKLFEKLRYIVIDELHHYRGVFGSHVANVFRRLQRLCEFYNSSPQFICCSATIANPEELAEKIIGKPVSLVSNNGAPAGKKHFVLYNPPVVNRELGIRRSVVSESSRLAQKFLDRDIQTIVFGRSRLRVEILVTYLKEAVRKMHKSDRLIRGYRGGYLPNERREIEHGLRDGEIMAVVSTNALELGIDIGELDVSVMAGYPGTVASSWQQAGRAGRRNKVSAAFLLASSAPIDQYLINHTDYFFAQPPENGVIDPNNLIILMSHIKCAAFELPFRDGESFGVDTIADLLAYLEEHRVLRHADGRWYYTADTYPAEEVSLRSASPENVVIIDVTKNASVIGEIDLQAAPLTVYEGAIYIHESRQYEIERFDFEHQKAYGRQVDVDYYTDAESKTEIKVLDVAAHSNLAHGAKAHGEVSVTTLPVMYKKIKFHTHENIGSGRIHLPEQEMHTTSYWIDFRPDSLENAGLTEGDLGGGLKALSNVLVNVVPIYIMCDPNDIRSVSMVRCPFSQLPTIFIYDNYPGGVGYSQKIFRMHDMLLEIARELLTGCACESGCPSCAGPALEIGETGKKSALKLLDILMAEAAL; encoded by the coding sequence ATGAACCTCGAGCAGGTCCTTGATACTTTGAAAGACTCGCCCCGGTTCATGCAGTGCGTGACCGAATGGCGCGAGATTCCGCCGCGGGAAGCGGTCCTCGAAGATTTCCCGTCGCGGATCGACGACCGCCTGCAAAAAGTCCTGCGTACCCGCGGAATCGAAAAACTGTATTCCCATCAGCGAACCGCGCTCGATCGTCTCGAGGACGGCCAAGACATCGTCATCATAACTCCGACCGCCTCAGGCAAGACACTTTGCTACAATTTGCCGGTGCTCAACACCTTGCTCTCGGATCGCGATGCGCGCGCCCTCTACCTGTTTCCGACGAAGGCGCTCTCACAGGACCAGGTTGCGGAATTGCACGGCCTCATCACGGCGCTCGGCGAGGACATCCGCACCTATACCTACGATGGCGATACTCCGTCTTCGGCTCGCAAGGCGATTCGCCACTCCGGCCATATTGTTGTGACCAATCCCGACATGCTGCATACCGGCATCCTGCCGCACCACACGAAATGGATCAAGCTGTTCGAGAAGCTGCGGTATATCGTCATTGACGAGCTTCATCATTATCGCGGCGTCTTCGGCAGCCACGTCGCCAATGTCTTCCGGCGCCTGCAGCGGCTGTGCGAGTTCTATAACTCATCGCCCCAGTTCATCTGTTGTTCCGCCACGATCGCGAATCCGGAGGAACTGGCCGAAAAGATCATCGGGAAACCGGTCTCGCTCGTCTCTAATAACGGAGCGCCCGCGGGGAAAAAGCATTTTGTTCTGTATAATCCGCCGGTCGTTAACCGCGAGCTCGGCATTCGACGGTCGGTTGTCTCGGAATCCAGCCGGCTGGCGCAAAAATTTCTCGATCGCGACATCCAGACCATTGTCTTCGGGCGCAGCAGGCTTCGGGTCGAAATCCTGGTTACCTATCTGAAGGAAGCCGTTCGCAAAATGCACAAGTCCGACCGCCTCATCCGCGGGTATCGCGGCGGATACTTGCCGAACGAGCGTCGCGAGATCGAGCACGGCCTGCGCGACGGCGAGATCATGGCAGTCGTGAGCACGAACGCGCTCGAGCTGGGGATCGACATCGGAGAGCTCGACGTGAGCGTAATGGCCGGATATCCGGGAACGGTGGCAAGCAGTTGGCAGCAGGCAGGCCGCGCAGGCAGGCGCAACAAGGTCTCCGCCGCCTTCCTGCTGGCGAGCAGCGCGCCAATAGATCAATATCTGATTAACCATACCGACTACTTCTTCGCGCAGCCGCCAGAGAACGGCGTGATCGACCCGAACAACCTGATTATCCTGATGAGCCACATCAAGTGCGCCGCCTTCGAACTGCCGTTCCGCGACGGTGAGAGCTTCGGCGTCGATACGATTGCGGACCTGCTCGCGTACCTCGAGGAACACCGCGTCCTCAGGCACGCCGACGGGCGCTGGTATTATACGGCCGATACGTATCCGGCCGAGGAGGTGAGCCTGCGGAGCGCATCTCCCGAGAATGTTGTCATCATCGATGTGACCAAGAATGCAAGCGTCATTGGCGAGATCGACCTCCAGGCCGCCCCGCTCACCGTATATGAAGGCGCCATCTATATCCATGAGAGCCGCCAGTATGAGATCGAGCGGTTCGATTTCGAACATCAAAAGGCGTACGGCCGACAGGTCGACGTCGATTATTACACCGACGCCGAATCGAAAACGGAGATCAAGGTTCTGGACGTGGCGGCGCATTCCAATCTCGCGCACGGCGCCAAGGCGCACGGCGAGGTCAGCGTCACAACCCTGCCGGTCATGTACAAGAAAATAAAGTTCCACACTCATGAAAACATCGGGTCCGGCCGGATTCACCTGCCCGAACAGGAGATGCACACAACGTCCTACTGGATCGATTTCCGGCCCGACTCCCTCGAGAATGCGGGCCTCACCGAGGGCGACCTCGGCGGCGGACTCAAGGCACTCTCGAACGTGCTGGTCAACGTTGTGCCGATCTACATCATGTGCGACCCGAACGATATCCGTTCCGTGAGCATGGTGCGCTGCCCCTTCAGCCAGTTGCCGACCATCTTCATTTACGATAACTATCCGGGCGGCGTCGGCTACAGCCAGAAAATCTTTCGGATGCACGATATGCTCCTCGAAATCGCGCGCGAGCTGCTCACCGGCTGCGCCTGCGAAAGCGGGTGCCCCTCCTGCGCGGGCCCCGCGCTCGAAATCGGGGAAACGGGAAAAAAGAGCGCTCTGAAGCTGCTGGACATATTAATGGCGGAAGCGGCTCTATGA
- a CDS encoding GMC family oxidoreductase, whose amino-acid sequence MTTTFRRKEADVVVIGSGPGGATVARQLARAGKKVVLLERGKDERGKFYYGTHFGCLLYCDKMGMLMTKEGLNIIRPLLVGGATNLFCGCASRPPAWLKEKYKVDIDDQVSETIEELKIAPLPDHLMGSASKRVMEAANEIGYNFEPQDKFMDPGRTQYDCGAKCMLGCRCGAKWSAAEFVDDAVAAGCELITQAKVTDVMIDHGQAIGVRGKLKGNPFEILADTVVISAGGIGSPIILQHSGLFDAGKGMTMDPTVMVYGVANFRGNSCDPPMSISWCDDDNGYMLSTLIDPWLLYPMIMALKGPKYPLTAVHYRNTIGMMIKVKDEIAGGITMEGKISKPMTARDQERLNHASIVCRKILIKAGCDSDSIFVSPLRGTHPSGTVRIGDMLDTNLKTEVEGLYVCDASTFPEALDRPTVLTIIGLGKRLSEHILKKKSPTKQKAKQA is encoded by the coding sequence AGGTAGTCCTGCTCGAACGCGGCAAGGATGAACGCGGCAAATTCTATTACGGGACACATTTTGGATGCCTCCTCTACTGCGACAAGATGGGCATGCTGATGACGAAGGAGGGGCTCAACATCATCCGCCCGCTGCTTGTCGGCGGAGCAACGAACCTTTTCTGCGGTTGCGCATCGCGCCCGCCTGCATGGCTGAAGGAGAAGTATAAGGTCGACATCGACGACCAGGTCAGCGAGACGATTGAAGAATTGAAGATCGCTCCGCTGCCCGACCACCTGATGGGTTCCGCCTCGAAACGCGTCATGGAAGCCGCCAATGAAATCGGGTATAACTTCGAGCCGCAAGACAAGTTCATGGACCCGGGACGAACTCAATACGACTGCGGCGCCAAGTGCATGCTTGGCTGTCGCTGCGGCGCCAAGTGGTCGGCCGCCGAGTTCGTCGACGATGCCGTAGCCGCCGGCTGCGAACTGATCACGCAAGCGAAAGTGACCGACGTCATGATCGACCACGGACAGGCAATCGGCGTGCGCGGAAAACTCAAGGGGAACCCGTTTGAGATTTTGGCCGACACCGTCGTCATTTCCGCGGGCGGAATCGGCTCTCCGATCATCCTGCAGCACTCCGGCCTGTTTGACGCCGGGAAGGGGATGACCATGGACCCGACCGTCATGGTTTACGGCGTGGCCAACTTCCGCGGCAACTCCTGCGATCCTCCCATGAGCATCTCCTGGTGCGACGACGACAATGGCTACATGCTGAGTACGCTCATCGATCCGTGGCTGCTGTACCCGATGATCATGGCGCTCAAGGGTCCCAAATATCCCCTCACCGCCGTTCATTACCGCAACACGATCGGCATGATGATCAAAGTGAAAGATGAGATCGCCGGCGGCATCACGATGGAAGGCAAAATCAGCAAGCCGATGACCGCGCGCGACCAGGAACGCCTCAATCATGCCTCGATCGTCTGCCGGAAAATCCTGATAAAGGCAGGCTGCGATTCGGATTCCATCTTTGTTTCCCCTCTCCGCGGAACGCATCCGAGCGGCACCGTCCGTATCGGCGATATGCTCGATACGAACCTGAAAACCGAGGTCGAGGGGCTCTACGTGTGCGATGCAAGTACTTTCCCGGAGGCGCTCGACCGGCCGACTGTCCTCACGATCATCGGCCTCGGCAAGCGCCTCTCGGAACATATCCTGAAGAAGAAGTCCCCCACAAAACAAAAGGCGAAACAAGCTTAG